The Macaca nemestrina isolate mMacNem1 chromosome 1, mMacNem.hap1, whole genome shotgun sequence genome contains the following window.
TCCATTCCCCTTTCCATTCCCAAGAACGAGGAAGACTATTGGGTTGAATAGACTCTACTCCTGGACAGTACAGGACCCAGATCTGGCAAAGAGAGTAGAGTTAGGGAAGGAGTGAGACTGTGTGACATTCTCACtaagtttctttgtgttctgagaaggAAGACAGAACCACTTTTCTCAGTATTTCAAACAGGGGTCAGTCTCGAACATAGAACCAACATGGGCTGGTTCTATgaaattcaacaagtatttattgagtgcctgtgcTGTGCCCAGTACTGCACTTGGCACCACTGAGTTACAGAGGAAATAATACAACATGCAATCTTTGCCCTCTGAGAGCTCACAGTCTATTTAGGGAGATAGGCTGTACACAGGAAACAGTAACAAGGGCTGCCAGCTCCCAGCCCTCCCTCACTCCAGCTGTTCTCTCCAGTTCTTCCAGATGCCCTCCAGGTGTCTGCTGCCCCCCCAGGGCCCCGAGGCCGCCAGGCCCCAACCTCACCCCCACGCCTGATGGTGCATGAGGGGCAGGAGCTGGCACTGGGCTGCCTGGCGAGGACAAGCACACAGCAGCACACACACCTGGCTGTGTCCTTTGGGCGATCTGTGCCTGAGGCACCAGTTGGGCGAGCAACTCTGCAGGAAGTGGTGGGAATCCGGTCAGACTTGGCCGTGGAGGCCGGAGCTCCCTATGCTGAGCGACTGGCTGCAGGGGAGCTTCGTCTGGGCAAGGAAGGGACCGATCGGTACCGCATGGTAGTAGGGGGTGCCCAGGCAGGGGATGCAGGCACCTACCACTGCACTGCCGCTGAGTGGATTCAGGATCCTGATGGCAGCTGGGCCCAGATCGCAGAGAAAAGGGCTGTCCTGGCCCACGTGGACGTGCAGACACTGTGTAAGTACCACTTATACATCCCACTGTGGGAGCTGGGAGGGACAGTATCCTGGTGGGCGCTGTGGCCGCAGGGGGTACCAGAGAGCTATCATCTGACTCCAAGGAACTCATCTTCCACAGAGTGAGCAGCCTTGTTAGCATTTCTTTCCCCTCTGCCCTTGATGGGTTTTCTCTGCTCAGAAATTGGGTATAGAGATAGGAGGCCCATGGCTGAGGGGTGAGATTCAAGCCCCCAAGTAGAAAAATGATCATACCCAGTGAGGGGCAGACAGGAGGTTTTGAAGTTGCTGCTGTcaaggaggaaacagaaaattgGGAATCAGGTGCTTCTGTGTCCCCTCCTGCCTCCATGACAcctcttccccttcctgtgttTCAGCCAGCCAGCTGGCAGTAACAGTGGGGCCTGGTGAACGTCGGATCGGCCCAGGGGAGCCCTTGGAACTGCTGTGCAATGTGTCAGGGGCACTTCCCCCAGCAGGCCGTCATGCTGCATACTCTGTAGGTTGGGAGATGGCACCTGCGGGGGCACCTGGGCCTGGCCGCCTGGTAGCCCAGCTGGACACAGAGGGTGTGGGCAGCCTGGGCCCTGGCTATGAGGGCCGACACATTGCCATGGAGAAGGTGGCATCCAGAACATACCGGCTGCGGCTAGAGGCTGCCAGGCCTGGTGATGCGGGCACCTACCGCTGCCTCGCCAAAGCCTATGTTCGGGGGTCTGGGACCCGGCTTCGTGAAGCAGCCAGTGCCCGTTCCCGGCCTCTCCCTGTGCACGTGCGGGAGGAAGGTGAGAGGGGGCTGGGCCCTGGACAGGGTTTGAGGATTGTCAAccccttttccttctgtttccatGCCCCCCTCCCTCTCCATCAGCTGCTTGCATGCCACAGCCTCACGCTCCTCTTCTCCCAATATTGTGGGAATACCCTGAGTTTCCTGCGGCGGTGCTTGGCAGCAGCTCTGACCCCATGCTCCCTGGCCCTGCACCCTCTGACCCCATGTCCTTTGTTCTGCAGGTGTGGTGCTGGAGGCTGTGGCGTGGCTAGCAGGAGGCACAGTGTACCGGGGGGAGACTGCCTCCCTGCTGTGCAACATCTCTGTGCGGGGTGGCCCCCCAGGACTGCGGCTGGCCGCCAGCTGGTGGGTGGAGCGACCAGAGGACGGAGAGCTCAGCTCTGTCCCTGCCCAGCTGGTGGGTGGCGTGGGCCAGGATggtgtggcagagctgggagtcCGGCCTGGAGGAGGCCCTGTCAGCGTAGAGCTGGTGGGGCCCCGAAGCCATCGGCTGAGACTGCACAGCTTGGGGCCCGAGGATGAAGGCGTGTACCACTGTGCCCCCAGCGCCTGGGTGCAGCATGCTGACTACAGCTGGTACCAGGCGGGCAGTGCCCGCTCAGGGCCTGTTACAGTCTACCCCTACATGCATGGTAAGTGACACCCCTCCACCCTCTTCACTCTGCCTTCCTGCCGGCCCCTGCTGCTGGCCTTCCCTTCCCATCTTCTCACCCTCCTGCTACTATCTCTCTCCTCCACATCCTGTCACATGAAGTCTCAAAAAATCCAACTTCCAGCCCTGCAGTGCCCACCTGCATGGGGTCCTCTGTGGTTGATGCTGACTTGCATGCTGAGAGGGCAGGCTGTGGGCAGGGATGGGGTGCCTGTGAATGGAGAAGGTGGGTTCAGAGAACTTGATGGGGAACGTGTAGAGAGGCAAGTGTGATGGGTGGAGGATGATGGCATCCTCTCTGAACAGTCATACTCTCTCCCCCAGCCCTGGACACCCTGTTGGTGCCTCTGCTGGTGGGTACAGGGGTGGCCCTAGTCACTGGTGCCACTGTCCTTGGTACCATCACTTGCTGCTTCATGAAGAGGCTTCGAAAACGGTGATCTCTTACTCCCCAGGTGAGGGAAAAGAACCCCCCAACCTTGTTTTCACTGGGCTTCCCACCACCAAGTCCTGAACCAAGCTGCTCCCTCCCAGGCCCCACCTGGAGGAGGAGTAGGCAGCTCAGATCCACAGGGCCCTGTTAAGGGGTGGAGGCCACGAGGGAGCCCCACGCAGGGCTCTCTGTCCTTAGCTCACACTGGGTGCCCTTTTCTGGTCTTGCAGGTGTTGACTGTCTTCCGGCCCAGCTCCAAGCCCTCCTCTGGTTGCCTGGACACCCTCTCCCTCTGTCCACTCTTCCTTTAATTTATTTGACTTCCCACTACCCAGAATGGGAGACATgcctccccttccccactcctTCCCTCCCAAGCCCCTCCCTCTGGCCTTCTGTTCTTGATCTCATAGGGATCCTATAGGGAGGCCATTCCCCATCCTGGAATTAGTTTTTCTAAAAGGTGAATAAACTGGTTTTATAAAAAGCAGGCTTGGCTGTGTCTTCCCTACCATGAGACTGTAAAAGGCTCAGGGTGCACAGTAGGGAGGTGGTTGGGGGTTGACAACCTATTCTGGACGACCCAGGCCTCTCTTCCCACCACAAACACCATCTGGCCTCCGCGGGCCATGCCACCTACCCCAGGAGGGGACACCTGGGTTCCATCTGCTGCCTGAACTGTCAGGGCTGAGACAACTCCTGACTGGACTCCTGCTTGGGGAGGGAAGCATAGAAAAGGAGGGTAGGTTCCAGCTGCATGTGGTCCCCCCTCCCCAGCTTCTCCCATGTTAAAGGGCATGGGCCTCTAGGGGCAGTGCCTTTTCTGAGCTCCCCAGACTTTCCCCCACTCTTCTTATTCTcctggtcaggctagtcttggacCTGAGTCCTCCCACTAGACCCTGGGGCTGCAATTCTTGTTCCTTCTGACTGAGAGCAGCAGAATAGAAGCCTCAGAACACAACTGATACTCAGGCTGGGACAACAGGCAGTCAGGGGAGGGCCTGTGTGTCCACAGAGCCATTGCACCCGCATGTACTTGCTGTACCTGCATGCACCCACTACCCGCATACACCCACTACACCCGCATATACCTGCTACACCCGCATATACCTGCTTCACCTGCCTATACCCACCCTGGGAtctcctccctcccatccttcaGCTTCACCCCTCCTCCAGTGCCTCAGGGGTTTCATGAATTTTCTTGCCTAAGGATTCTCTGATCCTAAAATTCTTACCTGCACGGCACCTTAAGAGGCATCCAGTAGGCCTCCTTCAGttgttatttaaacatttattgagcattacGAGTTTGCTAAGtgtcatttttacagatgaggaaactgaggcccagatatGCGATTTGCCCGGAGTCATAGAGCTAGTTAGCAAGTGTCAGGAGTAGGACCTAGGTCTCCTGACTTGTTGCACTGTACAGTGGTGCCCTGAGTGGTGACAGTGGCGAGGAGAGGTGTGGCAGGGTCCCAGTGACTTCAGCAGGCAGGAGGGGCCtttccagcctcagtttctctgctTGTTCAGTTGCAAAGGGTTGGCTCCTATGTGAGTGCGTGTGTCTGGATACCAAGTAGCCCATCCCCTCTTGTCCAGACTCCCCTGTTTTTCTGAAACCCAAATGAATCCCCATTCCACACCCCAACGTCTGTTCTTAGGGGACCAGCCAATACCAGCATTCAGGAATCTCATCTTTGATGACAGGACCCCCTGGTGCCCTGTGACCTGAGGCAAAGATATCCGTGCTTTGACTGAAAGGAAGGGACTGGGACTTGGGTCCTCTCTGAGTGAACCCAAACTGTCTGGGCTCCTTCCATGGCCCCCTTTCTTGCTTCCAGAGGACCCATAGGACCCTGGCTGTGCCCATAGGACCCTGGCTGTGCCCATAGG
Protein-coding sequences here:
- the LOC105498163 gene encoding immunoglobulin superfamily member 8 isoform X1 encodes the protein MGALRPTLLPPSPPLLLLLLMLGMGCWAREVLVPEGPLYRVTGTAVSISCNVTGYEGPAQQNFEWFLYRPEAPDTALGIVSTKDTQFSYAIFKSRVVAGEVQVQRLQGDAVVLKIARLQAQDAGIYECHTPSTDTRYLGSYSGKVELRVLPDALQVSAAPPGPRGRQAPTSPPRLMVHEGQELALGCLARTSTQQHTHLAVSFGRSVPEAPVGRATLQEVVGIRSDLAVEAGAPYAERLAAGELRLGKEGTDRYRMVVGGAQAGDAGTYHCTAAEWIQDPDGSWAQIAEKRAVLAHVDVQTLSSQLAVTVGPGERRIGPGEPLELLCNVSGALPPAGRHAAYSVGWEMAPAGAPGPGRLVAQLDTEGVGSLGPGYEGRHIAMEKVASRTYRLRLEAARPGDAGTYRCLAKAYVRGSGTRLREAASARSRPLPVHVREEGVVLEAVAWLAGGTVYRGETASLLCNISVRGGPPGLRLAASWWVERPEDGELSSVPAQLVGGVGQDGVAELGVRPGGGPVSVELVGPRSHRLRLHSLGPEDEGVYHCAPSAWVQHADYSWYQAGSARSGPVTVYPYMHALDTLLVPLLVGTGVALVTGATVLGTITCCFMKRLRKR
- the LOC105498163 gene encoding immunoglobulin superfamily member 8 isoform X2, whose product is MGCWAREVLVPEGPLYRVTGTAVSISCNVTGYEGPAQQNFEWFLYRPEAPDTALGIVSTKDTQFSYAIFKSRVVAGEVQVQRLQGDAVVLKIARLQAQDAGIYECHTPSTDTRYLGSYSGKVELRVLPDALQVSAAPPGPRGRQAPTSPPRLMVHEGQELALGCLARTSTQQHTHLAVSFGRSVPEAPVGRATLQEVVGIRSDLAVEAGAPYAERLAAGELRLGKEGTDRYRMVVGGAQAGDAGTYHCTAAEWIQDPDGSWAQIAEKRAVLAHVDVQTLSSQLAVTVGPGERRIGPGEPLELLCNVSGALPPAGRHAAYSVGWEMAPAGAPGPGRLVAQLDTEGVGSLGPGYEGRHIAMEKVASRTYRLRLEAARPGDAGTYRCLAKAYVRGSGTRLREAASARSRPLPVHVREEGVVLEAVAWLAGGTVYRGETASLLCNISVRGGPPGLRLAASWWVERPEDGELSSVPAQLVGGVGQDGVAELGVRPGGGPVSVELVGPRSHRLRLHSLGPEDEGVYHCAPSAWVQHADYSWYQAGSARSGPVTVYPYMHALDTLLVPLLVGTGVALVTGATVLGTITCCFMKRLRKR